From Fulvivirga lutea:
GCATAATTGCATCATAACTAAGTATTTAGCCTCATTTATTGGGGCATTACTTATTTCTGTAGGCTCCATTCAGGCACAAAGCGGCTGGACAAAAAAGAAAGGTGAATATTTTCTTAAACTGAACTATACAACCGGCTCTTCTGATAAATACTTTACCATTAATGGAGATGAGCTTACAACCGCAGAATTTACACAAAGCAATGCATCGCTCTATGCAGAGTATGGCTTGACGGATAAGATTACACTGTTGGCGCACGGGCCTATTTTTAGAACTCAAAAATTTGAAACTACTGAGACGATTTCTGCCATAGGCGATTTGCCAATTGGCTTAAAATATAGTTTGTTGCAAGGTGCAATTCCTCTTTCTATTGGATTAGTAGTAGATATTCCTCTGGCTAAAGCCGATAATTTCGCTAATAATAAAGAGATTGCGAATACTCGTATCAATTTACCTACTGGCGATGGGGAGTGGAATTATCGTTTGACATTGGCTGCATCGCATTCATTTTATCCTACTCCGGTTTATGTCTCTGCTTATAGTACCTATAACTATAGAACAGAGTATGAAAATACCTCTTTCAGCGATCAGTTGATTGCCGGGGTTGAGGGTGGAGTGAACATTGCAAACAAAGTGTGGCTGAGTCTATCAGTACAGTTTCAGGATACGTTTGGAGATCCCGAGGTCGTTGATTTTGTACGTGGTGAAGGCACTGAGTTTACGGCTATCAATGTAAGTGCTACTTATATGATTACAGAACGTTTAGGTGCGAATGCTTCATTTTTTAGTTATAATGATTTGATCTTTAACCGTGTAAACCTTTATAGTGCGAATATATTCGGCATAGGGCTAACATATGAATTAAAGAAATGAAAGAGTTAAAAGCCTATTCCACTACTGCCCTGCATTTGCTCATAGAATTACATTCCGCAGGGCAGTTTTATATACTATTCAAAGCAGTTAAAAGCTCTTCATTATTCTTATCTATTTCAAGCCCTTTCTCAAACTGTAGCCTAGCCAACTCCATATCGCCAACTCTTAAATAATACCTGCCCATCGTTAAAAAAGGGCGACATTCTTGAGGAAACAGAAGGCAATTCAATTGAAAAACTGCCTCTGCCTCAGGTAACTGGAAGGAAGTGAATAACTTGTAACCATAGGTGTTCAACACAAATTGATTCTCTACCTTCCCTTGCCACTCGCCCGCAATTGAGTCAATTTGGGAGTTTACATGATTGTATCCAGAGGTTTTAAATAGCTTGTTTAAGGCGGTTACAATTTCATAATTAGGTGAGTATTGATTGTCAAGTAGTGCATTAATATCTGCTGTTAATGATGTTTTAGGAGATTCAACAATTCGATTTATTTCAATTGAATCTTTGTAGAAGATGAATGTAGGCACTCGGTGGATGTTCAGCCCAGCTTCTTCACCGAAAGGACTTTGCTTATAATTTTGAAATGTGTGGTCGAGCCCGATGAGAGTAATATTCTCAAAATTAAGCTCATCCATAATTTTAAGAAAACGAGGAACTTCGCGTTTGCTATCCCCGCACCAGGTTCCTAGAAAAATTTGAATAGAATCAACATTAGAAATTTTTGATGAGAGAAGTTGTAGTTCAGATTTTTCAATGTTAAACGTGTCGTAATTGGGGCTGAACCATTCTGCAAAAGGAGCTTCACTTAAAAGTTCTTTATCAAATGAACCAAGAAGCTTAAGCTGGCCTGTGTTGTTAATCTTGATATACTGCTGCCCGTAAGTAGTTAGGGCAGTAAAAAGTAAAAGCAAAGTAAAATGGTGTTTCATGATTTTTGGTTTTGTCTATCAAACCTACAATCACCACCCTACTTTGCTTGTTAACGAATTCTTAAATTTTGTTATCAGGTTGTTAAAGCCCTTCTGACTCTGCTATTAGCTCTGCTAAATCTTTTACCTGTACCTGACCTTCTTTTTCTTTATTCTTCACTCCATCGCTCATCATAGTAAGGCAGAATGGGCAACCTACAGCTATGGTATCAGCACCGGTTTCCAATGCCTCTTCCGTTCTATCGATATTTACTTCCTTGTTACCTTTTTCTGCATCCTTAAACATCTGAGCGCCACCGGCACCACAGCAGAACCCTTTTGTCTTACATCGCTTCATTTCCACCAATTCGGCATCTAATGCTTCAAGCACTTCTCGTGGCGCTTCATAGACGTTATTAGCTCTACCCAAGTAGCATGAATCATGATAAGTAATTTTCTTTCCTTTGAACTCTCCACCGCCTTTCAAACCAACTTTTCCATCATTAATCAGTTGCTGAAGGAAGGTTGAATGATGTATCACTTCATAATTTCCACCTAGGGCAGGATATTCATTCTTGATGGTGTTAAAACAATGTGGACATGCGGTAACTACTTTCTTCACATTGTAGCCATTCATTACCTGAATATTAGCTACTGCCTGCATTTGAAAAAGAAACTCATTTCCGGCTCTTCTCGCAGGATCTCCGGTGCAGGTCTCTTCGGGCCCTAAAACGGCAAATGAAACCCCTACTTTATTCAGAATTTTAACAAACGCTTTTGTTACATTTTTGTATCTATCATCAAAAGAACCGGCACAACCTACCCAAAAAAGTATTTCCGGGCTTTCTCCTGATGAGGCCATTTCGGCCATAGTTGGTACTTTATATGTAGTTTCACTCATAGTTTTTTCTTATTGATTTTTATGAATCAGCCTTTTCAGATTTTAGATCATTTGCCCAATTAAAACGATCGGTTGGAGCAAATTTCCAAGGGGCAAAACTTGTTTCAATATTTTGGAACATGCTATTCCATGAAGCTGGAGACCCAGATTCTTCCATGGCTACATACCTTCTCATTTCCAGTATGATTTCTAATGGATTAATATTAACAGGGCAAGCCTCAACACAAGCATTGCAACTTGTACATGCATTTATTTCTTCTTTGGTGATGTAATCTCCTAATAATGACTTACCATCTTCCAGTCCTTTTCCACCTTTTTCAATACTTGTTTGTACCTCATCTGCTCTGTCTCGAGTATCCATCATTATCTTACGAGGAGATAATTTCTTACCCGTTTGGTTTGCGGGGCATTCTGACGTACATCTTCCACACTCCGTACAAGAGTAAGCACTCATGATATTTTTCCATGTTAGGTCATTCACGTCCTTGGCTCCGAATCTTCCTACTTCAGCAGGAGGTGCAGCAGCCTGTTCAGTATTAATGCCTAGCATCATATTCACCTCATTGGTAACGGCATCCATGTTATTCATCTCACCTTTAGGCTTTAAGCTTGAATAATAGGTGTTCGGAAATGCCAAGGCTATATGCAGGTGCTTGGAGTAAGTAATGTAAACTGAGAAAGCCAAAATTCCAACGATATGAAACCACCAGGCACCTCGCTCCACTATTACTAACATATTATCACCAAAACCGTCAAGTAAAGGAATTAAGAAGCTACTAAAGAATAAACTACCTGTTGACGCATACTGATCAGGCATTCTTGTTTGAAGTAGTTGATCGGATGCATTCATGGTTAGGATGGCAATCATTAAAATAATTTCAATAACAAGAATTAGATTACCATCTAAGGTTGGCCATTTGGTCATTTCGGCTGCATGAAATCGCTTTACTTTCAAAACATTTCTACGAATAAGAAAAACAACGCATGAGAATAAAACAGCTACTGCTAAAAATTCAAACACATTCATCAGCACATTGTAAAAAGAACCTAAATAGGGCGCAAATAAGCGATGTGTTCCTAAAATGCCATCAAGTACAAATTCAAGCACTTCTAAATTGATGACCAGAAAGCCAACATAGATTAATAAATGTAAAAATGCCGGAATAAACCTTTTGAACATTTTCTTTTGCCCGAAGGCTACCAGAAGCATGTTATTCAATCGTGCCGATTTATTATCAGAAAGGTCTACATCCTTACCTAATTGTATAGCACTTCGTATGTGTTTTATCCTTTTTGTTAAGATAAATGCAGCGACTCCCACTACAATTAAAAAAAGAACTTGCTGTATGTATTCCATGTAGAGATATTTTTCTATCTATAATTTTACTAAAAATATTTGCGCCAAATGCAAAATTCAATAAGTTTGCATCCACTTTTAAAAGGTGCTGTAGCTCAGTTGGTAGAGCATCGGACTGAAAATCCGTGAGTCGGTGGTTCGAGCCCACTCAGCACCACCTCAAACCTCTCAGAATTCTGAGAGGTTTTTTTTTCGGCACATACCAACTTTTCAATTTTCAACATACTCAAAAATAGCGGATCGGCATAAATATAGTATGCATGCACACTATTTTATGTCTAATTTAAAATAATTCTTGATTGTGGATTGAAGTTTACTTCTTCTTATGCGGATTGGCACCCATACCTCTTAGCTTCATGACTTCACGCTCGTTCAGGTGTCGCCATTTGCCACGCTGTAAATTGGTTTTATCAAGAGTGGCATACACTACCCGATCTAATTTCATTACCTGATACCCAAAATGCTCAAAAATTCTACGAACGATTCTGTTTTTGCCTACATGAATTTCTAAACCTAGCGTTTGCATATCTTCAAGTATGGCGACTTCATCAATTTTAACAGGCCCATCTTCCAACGTTATTTCCTCATTCAATTGCTCAAAATGAGCTTTAGTTATAGGCTTGTCAATTTCTACGCGGTAGATTTTTTTAATGTTATTGGATGGGTGCGCTAGTTTAACGGCCATTTCACCGTCATTGGTAAATAATAGCAAGCCCGTAGTTTCACGGTCTAGTCTTCCAACAGGATAAATACGTTCTTCACACGCATTTTTTACCAATTCCATTACTGTTTTTCGTTCGTGCGGATCGTCAGTTGTGGTGATAAAACCTTTAGGCTTATTTAAAAGCACATAAACCAGCTTTTCAGTTTTAAGAACCTTCCCTTTGTATTGAACCTTATCACCCGGATTAACTTTAAATCCTAGTTCGGTTACAACTTGTCCATTAACCTTAATATCTCCAGCTGCAATAAGTTTATCCGCTTCTCTGCGTGAACAAACACCAGCATTGGCAATAAATTTATTTAAGCGAATCGGCCCCGATTCAGTTTTGTCAGGTTTAGGTTGTGTTGATTTCCCTTTATTTGGAGATTGTCGTCTGGGCATGTGCAGTAGAAATTTACTGCAAGTTAAGAATCATTTTCTTCTCCAATAGTATTTTCTGCCTGAGCAAAATCTTTTGGAGTGGGAAGTTCATTAAGATGGTTGATGCCAAAATATTCCATGAACATATCGCTAGTACCATAAAGAACTGGTCTGCCTATGGTTTCTGCTTTTCCTTTTATTTCTACAAGGCCTTTTTCCAACAGCTTGTGAACGGCATAGTCGCAGTTAACTCCTCGAATAGCTTCCACATCACCTTTGGTAACGGGCTGTTTGTATGCAATTATTGAAAGAGTTTCAAGTGCAGAAGTAGATAATCTTCTTTTGGATTGCTGTTTTAAAAGTATTCCAATGCTGGCCTGGTAGGCTGCTTTGGTCATAAACTGATAGCCTCCAGCCGAGTGCGTTAGTTCAAAAGCATATTCCTCTGAATCATACTTATCCTTCAAGCGGGCAATAGCATCCTCAATGTCATTTTGTGGAACATCCGCTTCAAACATTTCTGTGAGGCAATTTTTAATGTCGCCCACTTTTATTGCAGTGGGCGAACAAAAAATGAGTGCTTCAATATGATTTTGCAGGAAGTCCAACTTAGCTCTGTTGGCTTAACTTGGCTTCAATCGATTGAGTAGTATGTGGTACGGCTCTTAATCTTTCTTTGGAGATAAGCTTACCTGAAACTGAACAGATACCATACGTGCCGTTCTTAATTCTGATCAGGGCGCTTTCCAAATTGTTTATAAATTTTTGCTGTCTTGCTGCAAGCTGACTTAAATTTTCTTTTTCTGCAGTATCTGCTCCGTCCTCTAAAACTTTCGTGTTACCAGAAGTGGAATCAGTTCCTTCGTCATCACTTTTATTCAGTGTGCCCTTTAATATTTTTAACTCGTTTTTAGCTTTATCAAGTTTCTCAAGAATTAATTCTTCAAACTCCTTTAATTCGGCATCTGAGTATCTCGTCTTTTCTTCCATTCCCTTGTTGTTAAGTTAGTAGTGGTTTGCCATTTGGCGCCTAAAAATAATTTAAGCATTGCAAAACAAAAAAGAATATTGAGAAATTAATGCATTTAGGGGAAAAATGTATGCTGGCTTAAGCGTTCGCTTGAAGGGTGTGATCAACTTTCATATTAGCCTTAATTCGATTTAAACGCTCTTTAATAGATTTTAAATCCATATTAATTCGGTACTTCATACGAATATATCTTCGTATGGCTTTTGGGTTTTGCCCTTGTTTGGCTAATAGTGTTATTACGGAATCAATCAGACAGTCCATACTTTATATACCGTATTTAGGGGTTAAAGGTTCGGGTATTTAAGAGAGAAAATAGAATATCTCTTTACTGTATTAATTAATCTTGGCTAACTGCTAAAATTTAGCACCAATCACCACTTTTTCTTTGAATTCTTGCACTTGACCAGTACTACCAAATGCCTCTGCATAAATGATATAATAGCCAACTCGTACACGCTCACCTGCATTGTTGGAACCATCCCAAATATAAAAACCGTCAGTGTTCACAAAATCATTTTGTGCAATGGATTTAATTTCTCTGCCGTTTACATCCAGAATTGTAATGGTAATTGCATATCCACCCTGATCGAACGAATAAGAAATGGTCGTGAAATCATCAATACCATCGCCATCAGGTACTATCACTTTTGGTGAAATGGTTAATTCACCTTGTGAGGCAGGTATTTCTGACCTACTGCTTGAGTTAATGTATCCTGGAGTAGCAAAGTCTTCTGCTGAAGAGGCAGAAAACCAATTTTCTTGTTCGTTGACAGGATTAGTTATTGTTACCCGTTCTAATGACACTCCATCTGTTTCGTTAAACAGAGGGTTATGTAAATCTTCGTAATAGTTAAAGAATTCAGCAATGACAGAATCTTTATTCATCAGAACAACCAGTCCTTCTTCATTCGGGTAGCTAGGCAATGAGCTAATCTCAATGTAGTTAGCAGGATCGGATTTAGGATATTGATTGGCCAGTAATAGGATGTCGGCTGTTACAGCCACATAACTTGCAGGACCAATGAAATTAGTTTGGCTTCCTAATTCGCGAATTGTACCGAGTTCAATTTCATTCTCAATAATTTCTCCGTTGGTTAATTTCCAACCATCGAGGTTAATAAATTTATTGCTTGAATTATAGAGCTCTACAAAATCAACCCCACCGGTTCTGGGGTTAAAGAGAATTTCGTTAATATGTAAATCTGTCAATTCAGCTTCTTCAATAAGTGAAAATTGAGCGGTGTTTGATCCATCACTAATGAGATTTCCAGGACAATCTGTGAGATTGTTAAATTCTATCCAATAGGATACTCCGCTTTGTAGTGGCGTTGATTCGCTTAGGATTACATACATATTGACCAAATCTTCGCTCATCCTTCTTTCAACTTCAAGGTTATTGGATAACGTTATCAAAGCTGTTTCGATAGAATTGGCATCCAACAGTTCGTTGAAAGTGACCAGTATGGTATCTGGTGCTAAGCCAATAGCTGATACTATCTCAGGGCCCTGATTATCTGAAATCTCACTAAATACTGAATTTTGCTTGCCAGGTGTACCACCCGTTTCATCTTCAGTAGCAATCCAATTAAGGTTATCGCTGCACGGATCGTTTAAATCAATAATTTCCAACGAGAATCCTCCATCATCTTTAATGGAACTTCTATACCAGGACGAGGTATAGTTGACTGAATCCAGCAGAACACCCACTTCATTTTTTAATGTGAGCACATCGCCAGAATTATTTAAGGAGGGTAAAGAGGTTAATGAGATTATATCAATATCAGAATCAAACAAAGGTGCGTTTTGTGCGCTTGTTAAAATCGCATAATTATTTGGATCAAGAACAAAGTAAGGAAAGATTGATGTGGAAGAGGCATCGGAAATCGACCAGTTATTTAAAATAAGTGTGTTATTTGTTCTGTTATAAATTTCCAGATATTCGGCATTAGGTAAACTCGTCTCGGCATTTGGATTAGCCATAATTTCGGTAATAATTACATCCTTGAAACTTAAGTCAGGATTTTCTATATACTGAAAGTTTATAGAATTAGGGCTCAAACCATTGCCAGTACAATCTAGCGCTCCATTGATAGTTAAAGTATAAGTTGTGCTGTTTTGTAAAGCAGGGTTGATTTGTAGTGATACTTGATTCGGATCCAATAGAGTTAATTGATTAATCGAAAAGCCGGGTAGGTTAAAATTGGGAATTACTAACGAAGTAGAATCTAATGGTTCTGAGAAAATAACACTTAATTCAGTTGATGAAATAGGGAGTGCCTGAACAATGAATGGTAGTTCACTTCCGCTATTCAGGTCGATAATTGAGTTTTCACTTCCTGGGGTACCGCCTTCTGCATTGTTTGAAGCCGCCCAATTTTCAATGCCTCCGCATACATTGTTCGGATTAATGAGTTCTAGCGTATATCCGCCACTGGATTTATCTTCATTCTGATACCAACTGCTCGAGTAATCTACAAAATCAATCAACTCATCATTTTCGTTTTTGAGTGTGAGTTGATCGCCCGGGTTATTTAAAGTCGACAAATTGGACATGCTGATTACATCTCCATAACTGGTAAATAAGTCGGCATTGGCATTACTCGTAAGAATTACATAACCATCGGGTAGTAAATTATAGGTTGGTAAAATTGCAGAACTAGTCGCATCAGAAAATGTCCAGTTAGCCAAGTCAAATGTCTTATCGGATCTATTATATATTTCAACGAATTCAGCGGCTGGAAGACCAACCACAGGATCAGGATCAGCAAAAATT
This genomic window contains:
- a CDS encoding TlpA family protein disulfide reductase, giving the protein MKHHFTLLLLFTALTTYGQQYIKINNTGQLKLLGSFDKELLSEAPFAEWFSPNYDTFNIEKSELQLLSSKISNVDSIQIFLGTWCGDSKREVPRFLKIMDELNFENITLIGLDHTFQNYKQSPFGEEAGLNIHRVPTFIFYKDSIEINRIVESPKTSLTADINALLDNQYSPNYEIVTALNKLFKTSGYNHVNSQIDSIAGEWQGKVENQFVLNTYGYKLFTSFQLPEAEAVFQLNCLLFPQECRPFLTMGRYYLRVGDMELARLQFEKGLEIDKNNEELLTALNSI
- a CDS encoding (Fe-S)-binding protein → MSETTYKVPTMAEMASSGESPEILFWVGCAGSFDDRYKNVTKAFVKILNKVGVSFAVLGPEETCTGDPARRAGNEFLFQMQAVANIQVMNGYNVKKVVTACPHCFNTIKNEYPALGGNYEVIHHSTFLQQLINDGKVGLKGGGEFKGKKITYHDSCYLGRANNVYEAPREVLEALDAELVEMKRCKTKGFCCGAGGAQMFKDAEKGNKEVNIDRTEEALETGADTIAVGCPFCLTMMSDGVKNKEKEGQVQVKDLAELIAESEGL
- a CDS encoding (Fe-S)-binding protein, which codes for MEYIQQVLFLIVVGVAAFILTKRIKHIRSAIQLGKDVDLSDNKSARLNNMLLVAFGQKKMFKRFIPAFLHLLIYVGFLVINLEVLEFVLDGILGTHRLFAPYLGSFYNVLMNVFEFLAVAVLFSCVVFLIRRNVLKVKRFHAAEMTKWPTLDGNLILVIEIILMIAILTMNASDQLLQTRMPDQYASTGSLFFSSFLIPLLDGFGDNMLVIVERGAWWFHIVGILAFSVYITYSKHLHIALAFPNTYYSSLKPKGEMNNMDAVTNEVNMMLGINTEQAAAPPAEVGRFGAKDVNDLTWKNIMSAYSCTECGRCTSECPANQTGKKLSPRKIMMDTRDRADEVQTSIEKGGKGLEDGKSLLGDYITKEEINACTSCNACVEACPVNINPLEIILEMRRYVAMEESGSPASWNSMFQNIETSFAPWKFAPTDRFNWANDLKSEKADS
- a CDS encoding pseudouridine synthase, with amino-acid sequence MPRRQSPNKGKSTQPKPDKTESGPIRLNKFIANAGVCSRREADKLIAAGDIKVNGQVVTELGFKVNPGDKVQYKGKVLKTEKLVYVLLNKPKGFITTTDDPHERKTVMELVKNACEERIYPVGRLDRETTGLLLFTNDGEMAVKLAHPSNNIKKIYRVEIDKPITKAHFEQLNEEITLEDGPVKIDEVAILEDMQTLGLEIHVGKNRIVRRIFEHFGYQVMKLDRVVYATLDKTNLQRGKWRHLNEREVMKLRGMGANPHKKK
- the scpB gene encoding SMC-Scp complex subunit ScpB produces the protein MDFLQNHIEALIFCSPTAIKVGDIKNCLTEMFEADVPQNDIEDAIARLKDKYDSEEYAFELTHSAGGYQFMTKAAYQASIGILLKQQSKRRLSTSALETLSIIAYKQPVTKGDVEAIRGVNCDYAVHKLLEKGLVEIKGKAETIGRPVLYGTSDMFMEYFGINHLNELPTPKDFAQAENTIGEENDS
- a CDS encoding TraR/DksA family transcriptional regulator; the protein is MEEKTRYSDAELKEFEELILEKLDKAKNELKILKGTLNKSDDEGTDSTSGNTKVLEDGADTAEKENLSQLAARQQKFINNLESALIRIKNGTYGICSVSGKLISKERLRAVPHTTQSIEAKLSQQS
- a CDS encoding lamin tail domain-containing protein, producing MKRHLLAFLIYFISLNGFSQFTDDFSDGDFTANPVWVSSNASGNGVDFQVNSGELQSAGPAATATLSITTQNVPSLSGNEVVWEFKARYGFGPSSDNNIEIFLVSNDSDLSLSPQGYFIRLGKTGSDDGIDFFKTSSATALITDPNPSVATSINVRIRVTRDDLGNWLIEADPSGGTTFTTIGSVNDTEFVSGDFFGFRVEHSSTRNDEFFFDDVSVTATNTDITPPSITTIEVMEPNQLIVTYNESVETITSETTSNYSLDNGYGNPSTALKTSNNQVTLTFSTDFIEANYNLTINNVEDLNGNAINTEIVDFIYVIPDIAELRDVIINEIFADPDPVVGLPAAEFVEIYNRSDKTFDLANWTFSDATSSAILPTYNLLPDGYVILTSNANADLFTSYGDVISMSNLSTLNNPGDQLTLKNENDELIDFVDYSSSWYQNEDKSSGGYTLELINPNNVCGGIENWAASNNAEGGTPGSENSIIDLNSGSELPFIVQALPISSTELSVIFSEPLDSTSLVIPNFNLPGFSINQLTLLDPNQVSLQINPALQNSTTYTLTINGALDCTGNGLSPNSINFQYIENPDLSFKDVIITEIMANPNAETSLPNAEYLEIYNRTNNTLILNNWSISDASSTSIFPYFVLDPNNYAILTSAQNAPLFDSDIDIISLTSLPSLNNSGDVLTLKNEVGVLLDSVNYTSSWYRSSIKDDGGFSLEIIDLNDPCSDNLNWIATEDETGGTPGKQNSVFSEISDNQGPEIVSAIGLAPDTILVTFNELLDANSIETALITLSNNLEVERRMSEDLVNMYVILSESTPLQSGVSYWIEFNNLTDCPGNLISDGSNTAQFSLIEEAELTDLHINEILFNPRTGGVDFVELYNSSNKFINLDGWKLTNGEIIENEIELGTIRELGSQTNFIGPASYVAVTADILLLANQYPKSDPANYIEISSLPSYPNEEGLVVLMNKDSVIAEFFNYYEDLHNPLFNETDGVSLERVTITNPVNEQENWFSASSAEDFATPGYINSSSRSEIPASQGELTISPKVIVPDGDGIDDFTTISYSFDQGGYAITITILDVNGREIKSIAQNDFVNTDGFYIWDGSNNAGERVRVGYYIIYAEAFGSTGQVQEFKEKVVIGAKF